aaggccgacccctcgggtggagcatattaggcacactcctggcctgttcatgagcttgctagagatcaccccaatctcatagactgtgaccagcagtcgggctcatataggtgtgttcctccaaagatcgctctgtaggatagcatcttgcttatacatatatataagccttggaacacattaagatagtagtcatccttccatacagtttccgagagtattgcatctccaacagagttggttagtaaagttactctcctcagttcaccactggcttgttttcccaggtcctacttcacgggatctccgattacataggttgggttactaccatggcaactcatgtgggtctcatactcATCTCCCTTGAtgctatctatcacaacacgtgatagccctttagtaaagggatctgccagattcttagccgtttgattataatccaacgctatcactccggagttcctcaattttatgacagctttcaatctcattcttatgtgtttgttggacttcatgttgtcctttgaactcttcaccttgacaataactatttgattgtcacagttcataaggatggcCGGAACCGGCTTCTCAACCACTGGCAAGTCCATCAACAGATCTCGAAGCCATTCCGCTTCGCCACCCGATGtatctaatgctgttaattctgcttccattgttgatcttgttaagatcgtttgcttgcaagacttccaggaaacagcaccacctccaagagtaaacatatacccagttgtggccttcatctcatcagcatcagagatccaattcgcagcACTATACCCTTGAAGTAACGACGGGTATCcagtatagtgaagtccatagttcatagtacctttcagatagcgcataactctctcaatagcatgccaatgtacatcacccggattggaaacaaaccggcttagtttgctcacagcaaatgcGATGTTAGGCCTCGTTGCGCTggctaggtacatgagtgaactAATGATTTGAGAGTTTCTCAGTTGATCCTTAATTGTGCCTTCGAACTTTCGGACcaacacactaggatcatatggtgtttgagatggtttgcagtccgaatattcAAAACGGCACAACagcttctcaacataatgggattgcagaagtgtgatcccaccctcattatctctcaatagcttgatgttcaagataacatcagccactccaaggtccttcatctcaaagttctgagataggaaaGACTTAACCTCCTCGATCAACTTGAGATTAGTTCCAACtatcaatatgtcatcaacatacaaacacaGTATAACTGTTGTCTGAGTACATCACGTACCGCGATCCATCAAATGTACCGATGGTACATTTTCACTCTCCGTCCGTTACCATGCAACGTACGCAATCTGGGCATCTGGCTGTATGTATAATAAGACTACATGCACGTATACGGTCCGCTCAAGAGGCCCACCCACGCGTCTTGCGCAATTGGTCCACCTAGCGGGAGCGCGCGCGCTCGAGCTCTCTATCACCGCTCTCGTCATTTTCTCTACTGGTGCTTATTTGTCGATGATGGTATACAAGGCGTGTTAGAGATAAACTTCAGTCAGAAGTTATCCACTTCTGCGATGGTTTTGGTGTAACTTTTCGATAAAGGGcaattttattatctcaaaatatagcatcaagtggatacaatGCACTATGAGTAACACACGGcatctgcataactaggatgcacacgaCCCAATATGTAATTTTGACAAAAATTCATGAAATAAAAAACCGACAAATCGGCAACAGTAGAGTCTtctagaccgacactatgcctatgtgaAGGAGGTGGTGGATCGACCCGAAGGTTATGTTGCCACCCATGTTGGAAAAGAAAACTCCGTAGCAACCTGCTCCAATCGCGTACACACTGCCTTGAACAAATTGTtcctacatagccaaagcgaccgaATTAAGGCATACGCTCTCACCCTTATAAGCGTTTTGGacctatttgaaataccgtccaaccaatgaccaaaaatattggtaACACTTATGGGGGATACAAATTgatgctatttggatgactgatcATGTAGAACCTGCAAACTTCTATTGGAAAatgaggtgtttgattgtctcgtcatgagtacaaaaacaacacttcttactcccttgCCAGTTGTGCCCTGTGCGGTTGTTTTTGGTTAACACAACTCCTCTACGAAGATACGACATGAAAATTTTAACTTTTAGTTGAATCTTAGACttccaaattttcttgttattactcACTAGTATCTCAGAATGTGTGAGCATATGGTACATAGAGTCTACATTGAAAGAtcctgatgtagtaaggttccgGCGAAACACATCACGGCCTTGTGTCAGGTTAATCAAATCCAGCCGGGACAAAAGATTATGCCAAGACACAACTCATGGGTCAATCAAATCCTGCCTGAACGAAATATTGTGCGGGGATCAACTGAACACATGCGCAATAATATTATTTTTATCACGAGCAATGTTGTATAAGGCTGGTGTACTTAGCTAGTGTCATCAGCAATGAATTGTATCTCGAAGTTATCCTCTTCTGCGGGGCGTTAGTGTACCAGGCATATTGTTGATGGTGAAGTGCACCACAAGTTATACTCATCCGTGTCGACGGGCACAGACCCATCCCATTATTGTCCACGTCGGTGCCACCAGACACAGAAGTGGCCATACATCCACAAAGAAGAAACAAATAACTCATGCATTATAGCATGCAAACTTTGTCATCCAAGTCGTGCATCGCTGTGCGAGGTTTGCATTGCATTTGCATCTCGTTTGATCTCTTGGTGCATGTGTTACCATGTTGTCTAATCATGTCTTGAACCCTGATTGTACTGGTTAGTTGTGTAATGAATCATGTGCTCGTATTCTCGTGGAGGTATCATATGCCTACCTGTAATAAACATACATCCAAAAAATATGCTCACACATGAACCGTGGGGTAGGAAGAAGTTTTTGCTCACGCTTATACTGGTTGCAAGCAAGGAACCAAGTCAAATTTGTTATGAGCCATCATGCTTTTCATTGTCCTTTCAGTTACACGAACACATAGTACAAAGCATGAGAAATGCACCCTACGGTGGTATGCTGCTCCACCTATCCCCTATATATACACATGTCTTCCTTCTGAGTATCATATAATAAGTGGACTAAAATTCTCAATAAGATAGGGCGAACCTTCGTTGTTATTATTAGCTATCGTGAGAATTTGGAGGAAACCAAATCCACGCATAGGATGCAAAACTGCTCGCTCTGTGTGTTCATGAGTCAGTGGCACGAGGAAATACACCAGTTTGTCTACTTTGGTACCATCCTGGGCAAGTATATACACCTCGTCCTGTTTTCATTCCAGTCAAAATTTGGTAGAATTAGCTAGGCTGGGGAGTACGTAAGGGCCGGTTGGTGCAGGGATGTTCCAGGGGGAACCATACACCATCAGCTAGCTTGTGACCCCGCAAACTTTTCAGGTCGTTTGGATACAACACAAGTCGCTAGTAGCTCTTGCTCCTCGCACAAAGGCATCTTCCACGTGCACGCGGAGCCGCAAGAACCAGCCGATGGCCAGCCTGACTCTGACAATTAGTTTATGTTTAGGCTGATCAAGTCGAATTGGTATGAAGTAGTATCAATATGAAGTAGTCGTTGCAATGTTTGTAGTATGAACTATGTTTGTTTAAAATGAACTTTGTATCTTTGCATTATTTTTGTTTGTCTGGATGAACTATTTTATACATTATCTATTGGAGCACTAGTGCCCATTTTACATCATTTGTTCCAGTCGGAGATTTTTGGTGATATAATATCCACGTTTTGATGATGTAAATTTTACTTGAAGCATAATTTGatgatgcattttacatcatctattagagATGCTCTGAGGCCACTTTGTGCCAAAAATGCTGCTCCAATAGATGATATACATCCGAAGACTGGTAAAATCTACTCTGAATTCCTTTTTCATTAATTTTCTCTACTAGTCCTTTTTTGTCTGTGCTGGTACCAAGCATCGTCAGATATAAACTCTACTCTGGAGTTATCCTCTTCCACAAGGGAGTCGGTGTTggcgtcctggattaggggatgctTGCCATGTCGGCCCGCCGGTTGTGGGCCGGGCCGAGGACCCACCGAAGACTGGTAAAATGAGTCGTACCGGTCATGGCCCACGAcgtaatcaagatgaagatctcctGGAGGCTTGGTTACACTTCAAGCATATTTGAATGATCGACATGTTTATCCCTAGATTGTCACCGACCATGTGTAAACCCTAGGTACCCCGGGCATCTATATAAGCCttggggtttagtctgtagagacaCGATTGTAAGGTTTAGAGCTTAGAACATCTTCAtgtgatctcgaggtagatcatatTGTACTCTGTACCCCATCACAATCAATATATAaggagcatgacgtagggttttaccgcatcaagagggcccgaacctaggtaaaacaccATGTCCTATTTCTCCTATTATCATCTAGCTCAGATCATTAAGattgggatcccctacccgagatctgccggttttagcACCGACAATCGGTGTACCATGCATTGTCGAAAATGAACCGCATCCATGTGTTATCCTTTTCCGTAAGAGCACCGGTGTAGCATGCATTGTTGATGATGAACTACATCCAGAAGATATCCGCACCCGTGTCGACTAGCATGAACTGCACCCCATCCTTGTCCACACCGGTGCCACCAGACACAGAAGTGGCCATACATCCACAAAGAAGAAACAAATAACTCATGCATTACAGCATGCACACTTTGTCATCCAAGTCGTGCATCGGTGTACGAGGTGTGCACTGCATTTGCATCTCGTTTGATCTCTCAGCTCACTTGTTTAGCTACCATGTATTCACGAGGCATGGAGGAGCATAGAATTAAGGAATTTGATGACTATGGTGAAGAGCATAGGGACATCGAGTCTCCCTGCCTCACACCGCAAGCATGGCTAATGGGAGGACCCCGGTGGTCGTTGATCCCGTTTGACAGGCGAACAGTTGACCAGCCAACCATTCGATtttgaaaaaacaacaaaaacacaGAAAATAGTGATTTCAAAAcatttcatgaattttgaaaaaaagtttattGACTTGAGTCAACCATTCGCTTTTGAAAAAACAAGAAAATTGTGAATTCAAAACATTTCATGAATATTGAAAAAAAGTTTATTGACTTGAAAAGAAGTCCATCAATTTTGAAGCAAAATTCATCAAAATTGGaaaatttcataaaaaaaactaaataatcatcaaatttgaaaaaatactaTGATTTTGAAAAATTTCCaccaaatttggaaaaagttcatcgaatttcaaaaGAAGCTCATCAATTATTTTtataaaatcatcaaatttggaaaaagttcattggttttgaaaaaaagttAACAGAAAAATGAACAAAAATGATTAATTTTGAAAATAAATTCACAAGTTTTAAAAAGTGCATCAAATTTGAGGAAATTTCATTGTTTAAAAAAATTGGGATTTGAAAAAGAAAATGGtttatataaagaaaagaaaatagaaaagaaacaagaaagaaaaaaaacaaggaaaaaaaagaagCGTGACTTCTCAGCTTGCAACGATTTAAAGAAGAATAATAGCTACAAACGTGAAGAGGTTGTATTGGTTGTTGCGTACCCCTGCCACTTTTTTGAAGCTtagtgaaaaagaaaaaaagatgttaGTGGGCAGGCGCAGTTTGGATGCGGAGGTTGCGCCCGATGGGGAAAATGACGACAAAAACATACACAACCCTAAGGGTATGAATCGTGATTATTATATCCAACAGTTCTAGACTTAGATGTGAGATAACTAAAATAGCAATTCTGTATATAAATTGTAAAGATATCGTCATCGTCAGCATATAGAGAGATTTAACTACATGCAGAGACCTCTTTTGTAGACAGACTTGCATGGCAACTAGAAACGCATACAAGTTAGTATTATGTGTATAATTCCTCCACAAGCTAGCAAATACGTATTATCAGGACTGTGATTTTCCATGACCATTACCGAAAACTTTTCTCAGCTATGTTAGCACAGTGCCAATCTATACACGGTAGTATTAGAATTATTTTAATCAGCCAAGCTTGAGTCTTTTTCGataaagggaatatattaatatcaagcGGATATCAATTACACCCGACCTCTGCAACAACATAATGTCAAGAGCTAGTCAAGACATCAAGGATGCACACAGCcataagaaaaaaagaaagaaaaaacgccGAACGGATCAGCGAAATAGGAGGAAGTACCACCACCAGAGGCCACACCCGGACTGCAAAAAAGGTTCTCCAAGaacgacgcctccaagaaggaaaccgTGCATCAACACAGTCGTCGCCTGATCACAGATcatgggttttcaccctgaagaaagtCCGACTGAACTCTaggcaatgccttcaacaaggagaCGAATAGAGATCCGCCATTGCCAGGTACAACCAGTGAAGGTCAGACCATGGGTTTTCACCCCGGAAGTCGAGACTTTGTGCCCAAAGAGCACCACCAAGAAGTCCTCATGTGTTGTCTCCCCTGCTAGCCAGGACTCCCGCAAAATGCCGATCATCCGGACCACAATCTTCACCACAACCAAACTCACCTCCTTCATCACTTGAAATCTCGAAGTCAACATGAGCCATCAAGATCCACTCATGGTGCCGACATTCTGACAAATCGGAGTGTCATAGGTCTGCATGTAATGTCCCTCCAGAGCACGTTGTTGGGGACAATCACTCTTGGTGCCCGACGGCCCATGTGTTGCGGCAGCTGATTTCCGGCAACTCTATGGATTCCTCTGGCACCCACGAACTTACTCTGGTCGCAACTCTACGTCATGTGGACCAGACGCACGTCCGCGAGTGGATATCACCCGGTGGTCCATGTGCTACGGCGGCAGATTACCGGGGACACCACGGACTCCACAGAACTCACGAACTCGATCCGGTCGCAACATGGCGTCGCGTGGACCAGACCCGCGTCCATGAGCTGCTGCCGGTGCTCTGATGATCTGACCGTCACCATCTTGTGTCGTCGGCCTCACAAACCGGCCGCCGTCATCCTGTGTGGCTGCCCTCACGATCAGGCCGCCGCATACTGGCAGGTCGGCTGCCTTCCGATCTGGACGTGGGAGCTGGCTGCACGTCTAGAACAGCAAGCCACCAAGGATTTGCATGCAGATCTGGATGCATCCTGCCCCATGTATATGCAGCGCCGGGCTACGATTACGCCACTACAAGAAAACTGACATATTGTGACGAAAATCCTCATGACAAAGATGGGCAACGTCATGGAAATACCTAATGTGTGATGTTTTCGCAGGTGGCGTCACTGATTACCACAAGTCGGTGACGATGGACGTCACGAGTCAGCTTCAGACCTTGAGCGCACATGGCTACCAATTTCTATGAAGGTTTGGTAATTTCCATGATGAACCTACTAGTCACCAAATTAAAACTATGAATGTAAGATAATAATTAGTTTGTCTTGTAATGTCTACCGGTAGGACCTGCCATAACTGGTTCAAGAGTTATTGAGCGGTACGACCCGCATGCTAGTGTTGGCACTACCCACCCTAGTTTTTCACAGTCTACTGAGCACCGTATTATTTCGTTCCATCTACTATTAGATAGGTATAATGGCCGGGGAAAACTTATTTTGTTCCATTGAATATAAATAGACACTGGCCGGGCAAAAAAAAACTTGAATCCATCCGTTCGTGAGCTGATGctatttaaaaaaatgaatataAAAGTTAATGGGGGAAAGTTGGTATATGGAGTTTGAACCCGGGTAAAATAATATtgtactaaaaatatttattatggcTCTGGATTGTATATATACGCCTACAACACTTAGCTGGTTAGTTTTTTTTAGGGCAAGCTGGTTAGTTATTTCTTTCCGGGGGCTTGTATGATCGATCTGTTCATCTATTCGGGGTTCTAGTAGGCGTCACGTCGCGGCGGGGAGCGGCAAGGCAACATGGTTCTGGCTGGCGGCTATTCATAACTTTTTTAAGGGGCGTAACACAAACCATAGCCTGGCAAGCCCAGCAAAACGCCATTTCTTTAGATTTTTCTACGTGGGCTGAAGCCTGCTCAACCGCACATATAACAGCGAATTTTGTTTCCCTCGTCCAGCTTCTCCCCTCCCCGAGCGAAACCCTATTCCCTTGTGTGGCGGCGGCGGTAGATCGGAGGCAACCAAACACGACGACGGCGGCAGGAGTAGCTGCTCTCTCTCTTCCCTCTCCCGTCGGGTTCCTCCAGGGCGCTCCGCTACGGAAGCTGCTACTGGCGTCAGGTCCCTCCATTGCGCGCAGCGGCGGACCCAGCGTGCGCCGCGGCCGGACCAGCCTGGTTGCACGGCCGCGGCCCAGCCTGTGTGCGTGACGTGTGTTATTAGTGTTGAATGCCTGCGTGCGTGCATCCTCCGATCCCTCTCGTGTGATTGCAGGCACTGAACTCTTTACTCTATGGCGCCACTCCATACACTTCTCAGATCCATCGGAGCAAATGAGGGAGAGGATAGAGGAGTCATGGTGATGTGGGTAATGGCTATGGCTTCCTTGAGTGGACCGCCGGGTTCGCCTATGCATCACCTTCGTAGGGACTACCGCCACTGTGGTATGATTAACTAATGAGTCATCACGTAGTTGTCCCACCTTCCGCACTTATCAGATACATCTAGTTGACcctctgtttttcttcttctttggtttTGTCCGTCAGATTTACATTGAGCACAGACCACAGGGGCACACCGGAGTTCTGCGGGAGGTCCGTTAAGCTCGACCAGCAACCTGGGTGGCTGGGTTAACATGTTACATGTGTACGACGCTCAGCTATCCCCTCTCAGTTTAGATGAACCGCTTACATGAGGGGATTGGTTCAGATATCACTTTTGTTTTGTTCCTCCCTGTTAGTGAGTTCTTAACTTCTTATTGGTCAATCGTGAGATGCTTCTATAGTAATATTTGCTAGGTTAGATAGTCATTTTTTGTGCCATACTGTCAGTAGTGGTTAGCTAGAATATGGAAGCTAGTTTATATGTGTCACTAAGTTGAAAATTGTAAACTGAATTGTCCATGTTCTGATTTATCTTTTAGAGAAATTACCATGAGAACCTAGATAGTACATGTGAAATGGGTTAGTAATTAAATAATTAGCTGCAGTAAAATATTTTCATTATGCAGATGCTCCCCCAGTATTGTTATGTTATTTTGTAGTTCTGATCTCGTGGCAACTCTGTTTGAGGGAGTGTGAAGAGATTTGCAAGTGAATTGCTGTTGTTGAACTGCAGTGCGAGTTTAATGAGCGATTCGACATGATTTTGGCAAATTACTAATGGGGAACTAATTCATTGAACTCCTTTAGGCAATCTGAAGTGATACTGACTATATGTTAATGCAGATTACTATCCAAGTAAGCAGATATATTACAAGTTTACAACTAAAGATCAAAGCCTAAACGAACTTTTTAGGCCTGTGACCATAGCGTAATTGTAAGTAATTGATTTTTAGATGTAAGTTTCTTATTAATCACACTAAGTTTTTCGTGCTTTCTGCACTGTTCTATGTTGTTTGAAGGTTTCTTCCTTCGAGTCTTTGTCGAATATTCTGTTTTCTTGCACCATTTTAATTTGTGAAGGAGTACCTACTACAAATTTTAATTTGTTCCTCTCGGGATTTCAAACTTTGTGTTGAGCTATTATTTATGCGTGTCCTCTTACCAATAGTTCTCTTTTCTAATGTATTGATATGTGTTTATTCAAATCAAATATTTCAGATGACCTTTGTTGCTCATGAATAcgacatgtttagttttgatcATATCACTTATTAGACAATTAATAACGTGTATTTTTTATTAAGGTTCCAACCTAGAGCTCCAAGTTACTTGCATGTCGTTCTTTGTTGCAATGGTAGATGGTTTTCTGTAACTCATTCATAATGTTATATTTATGTCTTTGTTTCTAATAGGCTGATTCGTAAGTCATCTTTCAAGAAGTTGATATGGACAATGGAGGATCAGAACAACTTTAGTTGCCTTCAAGAAGTCACGAGAAAGGCATCCAACAAAAAATCCAAGTTTTGATGAAGGTGGGAGCTAAGAGTCACACCAACAAAGTAAAAAAGATGTATCCGATGGTGACGTAGCTTGGGTTACGTTGCATGGGGCATGTAACTGTGATTTGTAATATGCATGTTGTTTAGAGACTAGTTAGCTTGTAATATTATGTGAAAATTGGTCAATGGAAAGATGGGCTTAAAAAGACCACTAGCCCACAATATGTTTTGAATCAGACAATGTTGAAGTATTATTAGAGGCAAAAACTATAAAGAAAATAATCCTTGAAAAGGCTAACAGAAAATGGCAATTGCTCCATAAAAAAGGGCTGGTTGGAAAAACCATAATTGAGTTGTAAATAGGTTATGATCCACCAAACAATTTGAACCCAAAATAGAAAAAATGAActgaattattgggcttggccTATTTGGAAATCCAAAGCACATTAGCCTACCAAATCTCTAGTGACGACAGTTACGTCACCGAAGGTCCCATATCCGGTGACGTTTTTTGCGTGTCGCGTCACAAGTAATAATCTGTGACGGGGATTCCGTGACGATGCTCGTGACGCCTGAGAAATGTCACACATGAGTATTTTGTGACGTTTTTAGCTATTACGTGGAATTTTTGAGCTCGACATGGTAGGCCCGATCTCTTGTAGTGCGCGTAGACTTGACCCGTAGACAGCTGCGGCCGGAGTGCAAGCCTAGATCAGATCGCAGACAATGGGATTGGTGAAGAGTGCGCAGGCTAATAAAAAAGAAACAGGCAggagcgccccgccgccaccgtccgcTGTGGGACgacctcctccggcggcggcggggggaggaaGGTCAGCGAGGGGCGGCCGGCGGCTGGGGCGGTAGGGTTCCCCCGAGTCGCCCGGTGCGGACGACGCGAGGGATATTTGTAAAGTGGAGCCGTGACAAAACCCTTCTCTAATCAACGAGTTTGACTCCATGATAAAGTATGCTATCTTGTAGTACATATTGAATAGCACACATGTACCAGCTGCCTCCTTTTTTTAGTGGCTTAATTAGAGCATCTTCTTCCTCCCGATGGAACGCATCGGCATCACCTCCACCAAGTAGTCAGCCATTTCCGATCTCATCTGAAATAATCTTagtggggagagagccagagacaTGCATGGTGGAGGCGGCGGTCAGGAGCACCATGACGGTGGAGGTGCAAGGGCGGAAGGTTGTGGCGCTTGCTGTACGGACATCTCGGAAGGAACGCCGGCGTGTACAGGCGTGTGTTGCCCCTGCACGGCTTGCGAGCACGGGGAGCGCACGGGCGACCTATGAGGGCTTGCTGTGGTCATGCCCGGCGAGGAGGTGCTAGCCGAGGATGCCAAGACCGATCGCACAGGTACTCTGAAAATATGCTTTATTAAAGCAAACTATAGCTGAGTAACTTTATATATAGGATTTGTGAAGCCTCGACATCTCAATTTATATTCATAGCAGAGTACTTTCAAAAAATATTTCTGAAGGTTAAGGGACCTCAACGTTTACTCATATAAAAGGCTCTAGAAACAAACTATTATTcaaacataaaaaggaaaatacAACACTATTATATGACTTAAGGATCAACCTACAGACAATGGAGTAGGATTCTTCTCATTCTTTTCTTTACATTTCTCTATTTTTACTTTTCAGTCGGTGCTCAAGAGCATAACATCACCGAAGATGAACTGCATCAAGGAATCATCCTTGTCCAGGTCGACTCTAGTGTACCAGTCGTCATATGAAGGGGGCTGCATCCATGAATTATCCTCTTCCGCAAGGGCTGCGGTGTACCAAGCGTTGACAGAGTTCTCCTCATCCGCGCTGGCGCCGGCGTACACAGGCTGCATCCCTTCGTTGTCTTTGTTGGCACCACCGGCGAGAAACTCCATATTTCCTGTGCTCGTGCTACCACGGTCGGCGAGGAACGGCTTCTTTCCCTTCCCCGCATGAACACTATTGAACTCGGACTCGACATGTATGTGATCCTTGTCTGTGCCAACGCCACAGAGCACGGACTCCATCTGCTCCTTGCCCGCGTAGGCAACATCAGACTCGACCAGTATGGGATCGTTGTGCGTGCCGATGCCACGGAGCACAGACTGTATCAGATACTTGTCTGATTCTATGCCACCAAGCACATAATGCTTGGGATCCTTGTGTGAATCGGCCCCGTCAGACACGTGCTCCATCAAATCCTTGTCCGTGTCGACGCCGCCGGGCACAGACTGCATTGGATCCTCATATGTGTCGGCATCACTGGATAAATCGATCAACGGAGCCACGGTGTTCTTTTTGAAGACTCGACACAATGCATAGGCGTCCTGAACAGAGGACGAACCATTAGGGTGTATGAGAGTTGTGGA
This genomic stretch from Triticum aestivum cultivar Chinese Spring unplaced genomic scaffold, IWGSC CS RefSeq v2.1 scaffold209034, whole genome shotgun sequence harbors:
- the LOC123175551 gene encoding NAC domain-containing protein 92-like; translation: MSDIAPVQPLALGLLQPEPGFRFHPTGQELVTYDLLRKVHGHHAFIPEVHVYKHEPWELPDKSFSPSTHDAGAKVEWYFFAVRARKYPNGLRMGRATVAGFWKSTGKDRPVMHNGVIVGMKKTLVFHTGRAPGGTRTDWVMHEYRLQGQRNHHIQDAYALCRVFKKNTVAPLIDLSSDADTYEDPMQSVPGGVDTDKDLMEHVSDGADSHKDPKHYVLGGIESDKYLIQSVLRGIGTHNDPILVESDVAYAGKEQMESVLCGVGTDKDHIHVESEFNSVHAGKGKKPFLADRGSTSTGNMEFLAGGANKDNEGMQPVYAGASADEENSVNAWYTAALAEEDNSWMQPPSYDDWYTRVDLDKDDSLMQFIFGDVMLLSTD